One Enterococcus silesiacus genomic window carries:
- a CDS encoding 4-hydroxy-3-methylbut-2-en-1-yl diphosphate synthase, whose product MGELTHRKNTRQVKVGDLTIGGSDELFIQSMCTTKTHDIEGTVTQIKRLEAAGCQIVRVAVPDEAAADALGAIKSQISIPLVADIHFDYRLALKAIEQGVDKIRINPGNIGRKDRVEKVVTACKAKGIPIRIGVNAGSLEKKFLQQYGYPTAEAMVASAVEHIKILEELEFYDIIVSLKASDVTLAIDAYTLAAQTFDYPLHLGITEAGTKFSGGMKSAAGLGALLSRGIGNTCRVSLSADPVEEIKVAKEVLKAFGLASNAATLISCPTCGRIEIDLIPIANEIEEYIEKIKAPIKVAVLGCAVNGPGEAREADIGIAGGNGKGMLFKKGKIIRTVPEEIMVDELKKEVDLLAAAYARGEKI is encoded by the coding sequence ATGGGAGAATTGACCCATCGTAAAAATACACGTCAAGTTAAAGTTGGTGATTTAACAATCGGTGGAAGCGATGAATTATTTATTCAAAGTATGTGTACGACAAAAACACATGATATTGAAGGGACTGTCACTCAGATCAAGCGCTTAGAAGCAGCTGGTTGTCAAATCGTTCGTGTTGCGGTTCCTGATGAGGCTGCCGCTGACGCTTTAGGTGCAATTAAAAGTCAAATTTCGATTCCTTTGGTTGCTGATATCCATTTTGATTATCGACTGGCACTAAAAGCAATCGAGCAAGGTGTAGATAAAATCCGAATCAACCCAGGAAACATCGGCCGGAAAGATCGCGTAGAAAAAGTTGTGACTGCATGTAAAGCTAAAGGAATACCAATCCGGATTGGTGTAAATGCTGGTTCTTTAGAAAAGAAATTCTTACAGCAATATGGCTACCCTACTGCTGAAGCGATGGTTGCCAGTGCCGTTGAACATATTAAAATACTTGAAGAGCTAGAATTTTACGATATCATCGTTTCACTAAAAGCAAGTGATGTCACTCTAGCAATTGATGCCTACACTCTAGCCGCACAAACATTTGATTATCCTTTGCATTTAGGAATCACAGAGGCTGGTACTAAGTTTTCAGGCGGAATGAAATCTGCCGCAGGCCTTGGCGCATTACTTTCCCGTGGTATCGGAAATACTTGTCGTGTTTCGTTATCGGCTGATCCTGTTGAAGAGATCAAAGTTGCTAAGGAAGTGCTAAAAGCCTTTGGTTTAGCAAGTAATGCCGCTACATTGATTTCTTGCCCAACCTGTGGACGTATCGAAATTGATTTGATCCCGATCGCTAATGAGATTGAAGAATACATTGAAAAAATCAAAGCACCAATCAAAGTCGCTGTTCTAGGCTGTGCTGTCAATGGACCCGGTGAAGCGCGCGAAGCAGATATTGGGATTGCTGGTGGCAATGGTAAAGGAATGCTCTTCAAAAAAGGCAAGATCATCCGCACGGTTCCTGAAGAGATCATGGTTGACGAGCTAAAAAAAGAAGTCGATCTGCTTGCAGCAGCATATGCTCGTGGCGAAAAAATATAA
- a CDS encoding superoxide dismutase, which produces MTYTLPDLPYAYDALEPYIDVETMHLHHDKHHNTYVTNLNAAIDKHPELGTKSVEELIADMDSIPEDIRTAVRNNGGGHANHAFFWEIMAPNAGGAPTGEIKDAIDTAFGSFDKLKEEFKAAATGRFGSGWAWLVLNNGKLEVTSTPNQDSPLMDGKTPVLGLDVWEHAYYLNYKNVRPEYIDAFWNVVNWDKVNEHFTAAK; this is translated from the coding sequence ATGACTTACACTTTACCAGATTTACCTTATGCTTATGATGCATTAGAACCTTATATTGATGTAGAAACTATGCATCTACACCACGACAAACATCACAACACGTATGTGACAAACTTAAATGCAGCAATCGACAAACACCCTGAATTAGGAACTAAATCAGTAGAAGAATTGATCGCTGACATGGACAGTATTCCAGAAGATATTCGTACAGCGGTACGTAATAATGGTGGCGGACATGCCAATCATGCATTTTTCTGGGAAATCATGGCACCTAATGCAGGTGGCGCACCAACTGGTGAGATCAAAGATGCAATTGATACTGCTTTTGGTAGCTTTGATAAATTAAAAGAAGAATTTAAAGCAGCAGCAACTGGCCGTTTTGGTTCAGGCTGGGCATGGTTGGTTTTAAACAACGGTAAGTTAGAAGTTACATCAACACCTAACCAAGATTCGCCTTTAATGGATGGCAAAACACCTGTTTTAGGTTTAGATGTATGGGAACATGCTTACTACCTAAACTACAAAAATGTACGTCCAGAATACATCGACGCGTTTTGGAATGTTGTAAACTGGGACAAAGTCAACGAACATTTTACAGCTGCTAAATAA
- a CDS encoding hydroxyacid dehydrogenase — MGQPLIYLYEQMKEEQVESLRQMTPDHIIIDAKRESAQINDDDIEIMLGWDDTLGQRLLASETSRLKWVQSVSAGVDSYDLKRFAEKGILLSNASGIHSISISEHVLGVLLAEFRGIRTSVVNQSKKEWTRKNITYRQLSKQKMLIVGTGHIGQQLAVFAQGLGLQTYGVNTSGHVTNGFIECYSHKNMSRIVNEMDIVVNILPLTDETYQMYNERMFLAMKPGTVFVNVGRGPSVNTNDLVHALETEQLSFAALDVFEEEPLPEDSPLWQMENVLITPHISGLTPEFKTKLMRIFTQNLSQFLKEGTLAKNEIALHQGY, encoded by the coding sequence ATGGGACAACCACTAATCTATCTTTATGAACAAATGAAAGAAGAACAAGTTGAATCACTCAGACAAATGACTCCTGATCATATTATTATTGATGCTAAAAGAGAATCAGCACAAATAAATGATGACGATATTGAAATCATGCTCGGTTGGGATGATACATTAGGACAGCGTTTATTGGCTTCGGAAACAAGTCGCTTAAAATGGGTCCAATCTGTTTCTGCTGGGGTGGATTCATATGATTTAAAACGTTTTGCTGAAAAAGGAATTTTACTCTCAAATGCCAGTGGTATTCACAGCATTTCCATTTCAGAGCATGTTTTAGGTGTTTTATTAGCTGAATTTCGCGGCATTCGTACTAGTGTTGTCAACCAATCAAAAAAAGAATGGACTAGAAAAAATATTACCTATCGGCAATTATCTAAGCAGAAAATGCTGATTGTTGGAACTGGACACATTGGACAACAACTTGCGGTCTTCGCGCAAGGTTTAGGTCTTCAAACCTACGGTGTTAACACTTCTGGTCATGTGACCAATGGTTTTATCGAATGTTATTCACATAAAAATATGAGCCGCATCGTCAATGAAATGGATATCGTCGTAAATATCCTTCCTCTAACCGATGAGACCTATCAAATGTACAACGAGCGGATGTTTCTTGCGATGAAACCCGGCACCGTTTTTGTTAATGTCGGTCGTGGTCCGTCCGTTAATACAAACGATTTAGTGCATGCCTTGGAGACAGAGCAGCTAAGTTTCGCAGCATTAGATGTTTTTGAAGAAGAACCACTGCCTGAGGACAGCCCGTTGTGGCAAATGGAAAATGTTTTGATCACGCCTCACATTTCCGGTCTAACGCCTGAATTTAAGACAAAACTAATGAGAATATTTACCCA